CCGACCCCATCAAAAAACGGCAGGCTGAAGTTGCGAACCGGGGCCCGCTGCTCAACCGGCGAATTGGCCTGTGCAACCGCGGCCAGGAGGGTGAAAAGTGCAACGCGTCTCATCATGGGAGGAAACGGAGACCTTTCGCCTTCAGGATATGTTCGCAAACTTCTCTGACGGCACCATGGCCTGCCTGGCGTCGGGTCAGGTAATTGGCCACGCGGAGTGCTTCCGGCATTCCCGACGGGACCGTGACGCCGATGGAGGCCCAACTCAGTGCGCCCGCATCAATGTCGTCGTCGCCCATGTACACGATCTGGTCAGGCGATAACTGGAGCCGGGTCGCAAGCTCCTGCAAGGCCGCGGCCTTGTCCGTGCGCCCCTGCACCAGGTGGGGAACCTTCAGTTCGTCCGCCCGAACCTTGGTCGCACCCGAGAGGCGGCCGGAGATCCAGGCAACAGGGATGCCGGACTTCAGAAGACGGGCGATTCCCATGCCGTCGAGCACGTTGAAGACCTTCGTCTCGGTGCCGTCCGAGGAAATGTGCAGGCCGCCGTCGGTGAGGATACCATCCACATCCATCGCGAAGAGGCGGATGCGGCGCCAGTCGGCGGGGGTGGGGCGTTTGCGTGAGCGTCTCGGCACGGTGCTCAGCCCATCCAGTTGGCGATCTGCTCGATGACAGATTGCGGGGTGGGGCGATAGGCTTGCTCGAGCTCCGGAGCGAACGGGACCGGCAGGTCCAGCGAGGCAATCCGCAGCGGAGCGGCCTCAAGTTGAAAGAAGGTGGATTCCGTGATGCGCGAGACGATCTCGGCACCGAAGCCGTGCGTGCGCCGGCCTTCGTGCAGGACAATGAGCCGGTGTGTGCGGGATACGGAATCGATGATTGGCGCCAAATCGAGGGGCGACAGCGCCCTCAGGTCCCACACCTCGAGGCCGCGTTCGTATTCAGATCCGAAATACGCAGCGGCTTCCGTCGCGATGTGAACAGCCTCGCCATACGTGACGATTGTGGCGAACTCGCCCGGGCGTACCAGGCGAGGCTTCCAGACTTCGCGGAAGTTCGGATCCCAGCGCACCTCTTGCCGTCCCTTGCGATAGAGGCCCTTGTGCTCGAAAAGCAGGACCGGCGAGTTCTCCTCGGCTGCGGCAAGGACGGCGTTAAAGGCGTCCTGCGCCGTGCTTGGGTACAAAGCCTTGAGGCCGGGCATGGAAAGAAGTGTGGATTCGAGCTCTTGGGAATGAAACGACCCCATGGTTAGGCCACCGCCGCAAGGGAGACGCATCACCAGGGGAATCTGTCCGCCCGAACGAAAGTGAAACGTCGCCGCATTCAGCGTGATCTGTGTGGCGGCTTCCGTGCAGAAATCAGCGAACTGGTACTCGATGATCGGTCGGTGCCCGTTGGCCCCAAGCCCTATGGCGTAGCCTGTGCAGGCGCTTTCAGCCAGCGGTGTGTTGAACACGCGGCCCCTGCCGAATTCGGCAAGCAGGCCCTCGGTCACCTTGAACGCGCCGCCATACGTGCCAATATCCTGTCCGAGGATCAGGGACTCCGGGCGTTCGGAGAGGACCTTGCGCAGGCCTTTGTTGATCGCCTGTGCGAAGGTGAGCGATTCCGGCGCACCCCCAGGGGCCGAGCTCAGGGATGGGACCCATTCGTGTGGAGACGGAGATGCATACACGTCGTCTTCCATGCCTGCCGGACTGGGTCGCCCCACCTTGAGGCAATGGGAAATGCAGTTTTCGACGAAGGCCGAAAGTTCGTGTTCGACCGCGTCAATCTCAACGCCGGGCTGTGCGATCAGCTGGGTGCGCAGTCGCGCCAGTGGGTCGCGCGACCAGAATCCCTCGCTCTCGCCGGGCTTCAAGTAGTCGCAGGTGTCGTAGGCGGCATGTCCGCGCAAGCGCAGCGTGTGTGCCTCGATCAGGAAGGGACGTTTCTCGAGGCGCACTTTCCCGATGGCTCGGGCAAGAGCCTGGATGGTCGCCGAGGTGTCGCCGCAGTCGACCACCTCCGCTTCGATTCCGTAGCCGGCGGCGCGTTTCCAGAGTTCCGAGCCCGCAGCGAACTGCTCGTGGACCGGCGTGGAGTATGCGTACCCGTTATTCTCGATGACGAAGAGGATTGGGAGAGAGAGCAGCGACGCCAGATTGAGAGACTCATGGATGTCTCCCGTGCTGGAGGATCCATCGCCAAAAAACGAGAAGCCGATCGCAGGCAGGCCCTTGCGACGTTGTGAGTCGGTTCCGCCGAGCACGGTGGACACCATCGCCCCCAAGTGGCTGATCATCGGCCAGGACCGATTCTCGAGATCGCCGTGATGGATGTTTCCCTCCCGGGCGAGGGTGGGGCTGTCGGCATTGGCAAAGTACTGGTTGAGTTGGTCGCAGGCGTGGTCGCTCCAGACCAGGTGACCTCCGAGACCGCGGTGCGTGAACGAGACGACGTCGACCGTCTTGTCGGCCAACAGTGCGAGCGGGACCACCAACCCTTCGTTACCTTGGCCGCCGGTGACTGTCCCCTTGATCAGGCCCTGCCGGAAAAGTTCGAGGATTCGATTGTCGAGCAGCCGAGCCAGGAACATCCAGGCGTACACGCGTTTGAGGTCATCTGCCTCCACCCGCGCGCCCGGCGCGAGCCTGAGGTCTCGCGATTCGAGAATGGCGGGAACGGAAGGAAAAGGCATGCGTCAGCGCTCGATTTTATTGACCCGGGCAATGTGGCGGCCGCCTTCAAACTCCGTGGCAAGCCATACCTTAACGATATGAAGTGCTTCTGCTTCCGTGATTGTGCGTTGGCCGATTGAGAGCACGTTACCGTCGTTGTGCGAGCGATTCCAGATGGCCACCTGTTCGTTCCAGCAAAGGCCGCACCGAATGCCCTTCACCTTGTTGGCGACGATGGCTTCACCGTTGCCCGAGCCGCCCAGCACGATACCGCGCTCGTACTCACCCCGGGCGACAGCTTCGGCCACGGGGCGGATGAAATCCGGGTAATCGCAGGAGTCTTCAGAATAGGTTCCAAAATCCCGGACAGCGTGACCCTCCGACATGAGCATGGCTTTGATGGCTTCCTTGTACTTGAAGCCGGCATGATCCGAGCCGATGGCGAGCGTGAACTTCTTCATTGGGAGGGCGTGAAGCAAAAGTTATGGCCGCGGCCG
This portion of the Opitutaceae bacterium genome encodes:
- the rpiB gene encoding ribose 5-phosphate isomerase B, giving the protein MKKFTLAIGSDHAGFKYKEAIKAMLMSEGHAVRDFGTYSEDSCDYPDFIRPVAEAVARGEYERGIVLGGSGNGEAIVANKVKGIRCGLCWNEQVAIWNRSHNDGNVLSIGQRTITEAEALHIVKVWLATEFEGGRHIARVNKIER
- a CDS encoding HAD-IIIA family hydrolase, yielding MPRRSRKRPTPADWRRIRLFAMDVDGILTDGGLHISSDGTETKVFNVLDGMGIARLLKSGIPVAWISGRLSGATKVRADELKVPHLVQGRTDKAAALQELATRLQLSPDQIVYMGDDDIDAGALSWASIGVTVPSGMPEALRVANYLTRRQAGHGAVREVCEHILKAKGLRFLP
- a CDS encoding thiamine pyrophosphate-dependent enzyme; protein product: MPFPSVPAILESRDLRLAPGARVEADDLKRVYAWMFLARLLDNRILELFRQGLIKGTVTGGQGNEGLVVPLALLADKTVDVVSFTHRGLGGHLVWSDHACDQLNQYFANADSPTLAREGNIHHGDLENRSWPMISHLGAMVSTVLGGTDSQRRKGLPAIGFSFFGDGSSSTGDIHESLNLASLLSLPILFVIENNGYAYSTPVHEQFAAGSELWKRAAGYGIEAEVVDCGDTSATIQALARAIGKVRLEKRPFLIEAHTLRLRGHAAYDTCDYLKPGESEGFWSRDPLARLRTQLIAQPGVEIDAVEHELSAFVENCISHCLKVGRPSPAGMEDDVYASPSPHEWVPSLSSAPGGAPESLTFAQAINKGLRKVLSERPESLILGQDIGTYGGAFKVTEGLLAEFGRGRVFNTPLAESACTGYAIGLGANGHRPIIEYQFADFCTEAATQITLNAATFHFRSGGQIPLVMRLPCGGGLTMGSFHSQELESTLLSMPGLKALYPSTAQDAFNAVLAAAEENSPVLLFEHKGLYRKGRQEVRWDPNFREVWKPRLVRPGEFATIVTYGEAVHIATEAAAYFGSEYERGLEVWDLRALSPLDLAPIIDSVSRTHRLIVLHEGRRTHGFGAEIVSRITESTFFQLEAAPLRIASLDLPVPFAPELEQAYRPTPQSVIEQIANWMG